In Bythopirellula goksoeyrii, a single window of DNA contains:
- a CDS encoding response regulator transcription factor: MAETSENKRILLVDDDAEIIESLRLALEAHDYDVLVARDGNQGLALIERESPDLIILDMMMPKRSGFLVLERLKRMGEKRHRIIMITANEGARHKAYAEMLGVDDYVRKPFPMDRLIQSVNRLLA, encoded by the coding sequence ATGGCTGAAACAAGTGAAAACAAACGAATCTTGCTCGTAGACGATGATGCTGAGATCATCGAGTCTCTGAGATTGGCTCTCGAAGCACACGACTACGATGTCCTAGTTGCCCGTGATGGCAATCAGGGCCTTGCACTTATTGAGCGCGAGTCGCCCGACCTGATTATCCTCGACATGATGATGCCCAAACGGAGCGGTTTCTTGGTGCTCGAACGCTTGAAACGCATGGGCGAGAAGCGACACCGCATTATCATGATCACCGCCAACGAAGGTGCTCGGCACAAAGCCTATGCTGAGATGCTCGGTGTCGACGACTATGTACGGAAGCCGTTTCCTATGGATCGTCTGATCCAGAGTGTGAACCGTTTGCTGGCCTAA
- a CDS encoding Mur ligase family protein: protein MAGELTQEELAGEESQLAKDQREGMDFFAASSSEQTHRPRSGVGSQARRPGMMNAIRLQPVNENGSVDLNRLLPDATRTGSENVLATSCTSDWQQVQPGDVFIALPELAGNEENGHLCVHEAVARGAIAVICEEPVPVFDIPTYLVSDSRVAYGKLCQALASYPSQSISVVAVTGTHGKSTVIALLDSIFAMAGKHCGKISGLGCYDGMSHSAGIEVPVAAELATRLERMVAVGCTHAFVEVSSEALGQASYAGVEFDSICVTNVSDAHLDLHNSVQSYRNLKKSILKHLSPDGMVTLNADDPVSIKWLSHIDGPALTFGAKDQAEVSGELIVEHSNEQEFTISAGNQSAALRTTMIGEHHLSNCLAAATIALSYGVDLQTIAAGIEAVESLPGRMERVDCGQGFPVFVDAADTAESLRASLRSARHLSTGQVICVLGDPRNATYSEQLAIAHVVTRMADVAIVARPFPAEELSVGDSHQRARVEVVDDRRRAIACALSVAQPGDVVVIAGSRWEPQRAYGSFAVNTEQGDAATTRKLLYARTEQAPLRLVG, encoded by the coding sequence TTGGCAGGAGAACTCACCCAGGAGGAACTCGCCGGCGAGGAATCGCAGTTAGCCAAGGACCAGCGCGAAGGAATGGATTTCTTCGCGGCGAGCTCGTCAGAGCAGACCCATCGCCCCCGCAGTGGCGTCGGCTCTCAGGCAAGGAGGCCTGGTATGATGAACGCGATAAGATTGCAACCTGTCAACGAAAACGGCAGCGTCGATTTGAATCGATTGCTTCCCGATGCCACCCGTACAGGGTCAGAAAACGTACTGGCCACTTCTTGCACGAGTGATTGGCAACAAGTCCAGCCTGGCGATGTCTTTATCGCTCTACCCGAACTGGCTGGTAACGAAGAAAACGGTCATCTCTGTGTGCACGAAGCAGTTGCTCGCGGTGCAATCGCAGTGATCTGCGAAGAGCCCGTCCCCGTTTTCGATATCCCTACGTATCTCGTGAGTGACAGCCGAGTTGCCTATGGCAAGCTGTGCCAGGCACTGGCGAGTTACCCTAGCCAGTCAATTTCGGTCGTCGCCGTTACCGGCACGCATGGCAAGTCGACCGTCATCGCACTGCTGGATTCCATTTTCGCCATGGCAGGCAAGCATTGCGGAAAAATCAGTGGCCTTGGGTGCTATGATGGCATGTCGCACTCGGCCGGAATCGAAGTCCCAGTGGCAGCGGAGTTGGCTACGCGACTAGAGCGAATGGTTGCTGTCGGCTGTACACACGCCTTCGTCGAAGTAAGCAGTGAAGCACTGGGACAGGCATCCTATGCCGGCGTTGAGTTTGACAGCATCTGTGTAACCAATGTTTCCGATGCCCATCTAGACCTGCATAACTCCGTGCAGAGCTACCGCAACCTTAAGAAAAGCATCCTCAAACACCTCTCGCCAGACGGCATGGTCACGCTCAACGCCGACGATCCTGTGAGCATCAAGTGGCTTTCCCACATTGATGGCCCTGCATTGACCTTTGGAGCCAAGGATCAAGCAGAGGTTTCTGGAGAGTTGATTGTCGAACATAGTAATGAGCAAGAATTTACGATCTCGGCTGGCAACCAGTCAGCGGCACTTCGGACTACGATGATTGGTGAGCATCACCTTTCCAATTGCTTGGCTGCTGCAACCATTGCCCTTTCTTATGGCGTGGACCTGCAAACGATTGCTGCCGGCATCGAAGCTGTAGAAAGCCTACCGGGCCGAATGGAACGTGTTGACTGCGGACAGGGATTTCCCGTTTTCGTGGACGCTGCCGACACGGCTGAGTCCTTGCGGGCAAGTCTGCGGTCTGCCCGCCATTTAAGTACGGGCCAAGTCATCTGTGTTCTTGGCGATCCGAGAAATGCAACCTACTCCGAGCAACTAGCTATTGCCCACGTGGTCACTCGAATGGCAGATGTGGCAATTGTTGCTCGCCCATTCCCGGCTGAAGAACTGAGTGTTGGCGATAGTCACCAACGTGCCCGAGTGGAGGTCGTGGATGACCGCCGTCGAGCCATCGCATGTGCCTTGTCAGTTGCTCAACCTGGCGATGTTGTCGTGATTGCCGGAAGTCGCTGGGAACCCCAACGAGCTTATGGCTCCTTCGCAGTGAACACAGAACAAGGCGACGCAGCCACTACTCGTAAATTGTTGTATGCCCGCACTGAGCAAGCACCTCTTCGCTTAGTTGGATAG
- a CDS encoding redoxin domain-containing protein produces MFLRTWWSILLVGLCLTLTSCNAKQKSLDASSATSPEELVANVQASLQGMKAYSFRLDSALEIMAQGNEQNADSVYDVKIEKPDRWSIALESGIMGGSTFSDGSELTTYAPMLQKYSIEPLTAEWVPEGISGTGQGFMTLGAGGLAKVFMGEGLKNWMLEGVKNSEFVENQVIDGTTCRVAKFEQENGTQWELAVEIGPSPLVRRFTMHPDFSDPSYQNMGLPKDMKATLTLDFTDWKTDVKFGNDDFAFTPPPEAEQVDSLFSQLGGRPQVHPLVGEQAPAFSATDLNGEKVQLDQFAGEDVVILDFWATWCGPCVDALPIISKVARDFKEKHVTFYAVNVGESPERIQEFLTSENLDVPVLLDQETTLASLYQASGIPQTVIIDKEGRVQVVHVGFGGNMEEQLTQELEEILAGKDLATATLEEQEL; encoded by the coding sequence ATGTTTCTGCGCACTTGGTGGTCGATTCTTCTTGTGGGATTGTGCCTGACTCTCACGAGTTGCAATGCTAAGCAAAAATCGCTCGACGCAAGTTCTGCCACTTCGCCAGAAGAACTCGTTGCGAATGTACAAGCCTCGCTACAAGGCATGAAGGCCTATAGCTTTCGCCTTGATTCAGCCTTGGAAATCATGGCTCAAGGTAACGAGCAAAATGCAGATTCTGTATACGACGTAAAGATCGAGAAGCCCGATCGCTGGTCCATCGCTCTCGAGTCGGGAATAATGGGAGGATCTACCTTTTCAGACGGTAGCGAACTCACTACCTATGCACCCATGTTACAGAAGTACTCCATCGAGCCACTGACTGCGGAGTGGGTTCCTGAAGGGATCTCCGGAACCGGTCAGGGATTTATGACGCTAGGTGCGGGCGGCCTCGCAAAAGTGTTCATGGGCGAAGGACTGAAGAATTGGATGCTCGAAGGAGTGAAGAATTCAGAATTCGTTGAAAACCAGGTCATAGATGGCACAACCTGTCGCGTTGCCAAATTCGAACAAGAGAACGGCACGCAATGGGAGCTGGCGGTTGAGATTGGTCCCAGTCCATTGGTGCGTCGATTTACTATGCACCCCGACTTCTCGGATCCGTCCTACCAGAATATGGGCCTTCCCAAGGACATGAAGGCAACGCTAACGCTTGACTTCACGGATTGGAAAACCGACGTAAAGTTCGGCAATGATGATTTCGCTTTTACTCCCCCTCCTGAGGCTGAGCAGGTCGATTCGTTGTTCTCTCAACTCGGGGGCAGACCGCAGGTGCATCCCTTGGTTGGCGAGCAGGCCCCTGCTTTTTCCGCGACCGATCTGAACGGCGAGAAAGTCCAACTTGATCAGTTCGCCGGAGAAGACGTCGTTATCCTCGATTTCTGGGCCACTTGGTGTGGACCATGTGTCGATGCGTTACCAATCATCTCCAAGGTAGCCAGGGATTTCAAAGAGAAGCATGTCACCTTCTATGCAGTGAACGTAGGAGAAAGTCCTGAGAGAATTCAAGAGTTTCTCACAAGCGAGAATCTCGACGTACCCGTACTCTTGGATCAGGAGACGACGCTTGCCAGTCTTTATCAGGCCAGTGGCATTCCTCAGACAGTGATCATCGACAAAGAAGGTCGTGTGCAGGTCGTCCATGTGGGATTCGGCGGCAATATGGAAGAGCAACTCACACAAGAACTGGAAGAGATTCTCGCCGGCAAGGATCTGGCGACGGCCACCTTAGAGGAACAAGAGCTCTAG
- a CDS encoding Gfo/Idh/MocA family protein, which yields MPSQPKTEHQFSQVPYLPRDPKKYSPQIALVGCGGITEHHLTAYRDAGYHVTALCDVNRENAEKRRLAFYPEAQVFTDYRKVLKLPDIEVVDVTTHPDIRPPIIEDCLKAGKHVLSQKPFVLDLDIGEQLADLADKSGVLLAVNQNGRWAPHFSYLREVAHSGLIGEIAGVHCGVHWDHSWVQGTAFENVEQLILYDFAIHWFDFLTAVMGDRIPERVYASTASTGSQQIKPALLGQALIEYEHSQATLVFDAHVPSGGWDRTLISGSRGLIRSAGINLAGQKIEIITDEGIISPKIQGTWFPDGFHGTMGELLCAIEENRQPSHNARNNLRSLELCFAAVASSLSHEPVVPGTVRKLL from the coding sequence ATGCCTTCCCAGCCCAAAACTGAGCATCAATTCTCTCAGGTCCCCTATCTCCCCCGCGATCCGAAGAAATACTCTCCCCAAATTGCTCTGGTTGGGTGTGGGGGGATTACCGAGCATCACCTGACTGCCTATCGAGACGCTGGTTATCACGTAACGGCTCTCTGTGACGTAAATCGAGAAAACGCCGAAAAACGTCGCCTTGCGTTTTATCCGGAAGCCCAGGTATTTACGGACTACCGCAAAGTACTGAAACTCCCTGATATAGAAGTCGTTGACGTTACTACCCATCCTGACATACGTCCGCCAATCATCGAGGATTGTCTGAAAGCGGGAAAGCATGTCTTGAGCCAAAAGCCGTTTGTGCTCGATCTCGACATAGGAGAACAACTTGCCGACCTGGCCGACAAGTCAGGAGTACTCCTGGCCGTGAACCAAAATGGTCGTTGGGCGCCTCATTTCAGTTACTTGCGCGAAGTGGCCCACTCGGGACTTATCGGCGAAATTGCGGGAGTTCACTGCGGTGTGCACTGGGATCATAGCTGGGTCCAAGGGACTGCCTTTGAGAATGTCGAACAGTTGATCCTCTACGACTTCGCGATCCACTGGTTCGATTTCTTGACTGCCGTCATGGGGGACAGAATTCCCGAAAGGGTCTACGCATCGACCGCCAGTACAGGGTCACAACAAATTAAGCCCGCATTGCTGGGACAGGCACTTATCGAATACGAACACTCCCAGGCTACTTTAGTGTTCGACGCTCATGTTCCCAGTGGGGGCTGGGACCGAACGCTGATCTCCGGTAGCCGTGGGCTGATCCGGTCCGCCGGGATTAATCTTGCTGGGCAGAAGATAGAGATCATCACAGACGAAGGAATCATCTCCCCGAAGATCCAGGGTACTTGGTTCCCTGATGGATTTCACGGCACGATGGGTGAGCTGCTCTGTGCGATCGAGGAAAACAGACAGCCCTCGCATAATGCGCGAAATAATCTGCGAAGTTTGGAGCTTTGCTTTGCTGCAGTGGCTAGCTCACTAAGTCATGAGCCAGTCGTACCAGGGACGGTGCGGAAACTCTTGTAG
- a CDS encoding sensor histidine kinase, producing MRFPLQYQIMLPLAVVALVSLLAVAMIDAYLATQETRSTIDRQLQGVVHVLATSNFPLTDNVLHQMKELSGADFVLENSRGEQLSSTLPGGDVSLSVQSVSDTSEKATLGPQRTIAGKQYFHSSAKLSTRNGEDGPKVLHTLFPCDQYNAAWRHAFLPPLAVGVLAVGAVVAMTQWIAGRISKSLARLSAGVNRLAKGDFVSIELPGRNDEVRDLTLAVNQTSHRLAEYEQQVRQTEQVRTAALLGAGLAHEIRNAATGCRLAIDLHAEKCAKISNEDSLTVAKSQLQLMENRLQRFLRLGKQSDDEVREEVDLNKMVAELMPLVIPAARHSGVQLDWNAPDKPIKVLANTDTLSMVIVNLMLNAVEAALKHSVKSAAQPFVRLDVGLSTDNQAEVLVSDSGGGPAETVTENLFQPFVSTKAEGVGLGLAVASQVANAHGGEIDWCRKDGQTVFRLCLPIIEVS from the coding sequence GTGCGATTTCCTCTCCAATATCAAATCATGCTGCCACTCGCTGTTGTTGCACTTGTCAGTTTGCTGGCGGTGGCGATGATCGACGCATATTTGGCGACCCAGGAAACTCGCTCGACGATTGATCGGCAATTGCAAGGAGTCGTCCATGTACTTGCAACGTCCAACTTCCCTCTCACCGACAATGTGCTCCACCAGATGAAGGAACTCTCCGGAGCGGATTTTGTGCTTGAGAATAGTCGGGGAGAGCAACTTTCTTCAACTTTGCCAGGTGGCGATGTGTCGCTTTCTGTTCAAAGCGTGTCCGACACATCGGAGAAGGCGACACTCGGTCCGCAACGCACCATTGCAGGCAAACAGTATTTTCATTCCTCCGCTAAACTAAGCACACGCAATGGTGAAGACGGACCCAAGGTGCTACACACCCTATTTCCATGCGACCAATACAATGCTGCCTGGCGACACGCCTTTTTGCCTCCATTGGCCGTGGGAGTTCTCGCTGTTGGTGCAGTCGTTGCCATGACCCAGTGGATAGCAGGCCGAATAAGCAAATCGCTCGCGCGACTGAGTGCAGGAGTAAATCGATTGGCGAAGGGGGACTTCGTAAGCATTGAGCTGCCCGGCAGGAATGACGAAGTTCGTGACCTGACTCTGGCCGTCAACCAGACTTCGCACCGACTCGCCGAATACGAACAACAGGTTCGCCAAACGGAACAGGTCCGTACAGCAGCCCTCTTGGGTGCGGGACTTGCCCATGAAATTCGAAACGCGGCGACGGGGTGTCGGCTAGCAATTGATCTCCACGCCGAAAAGTGCGCGAAGATTTCCAATGAAGACAGCCTGACCGTAGCCAAGAGTCAATTGCAACTTATGGAGAATCGCTTGCAACGGTTTCTTAGGCTTGGCAAGCAAAGCGACGATGAAGTTCGGGAAGAAGTTGATCTAAACAAGATGGTTGCCGAATTGATGCCGCTCGTAATCCCTGCAGCCCGGCACTCAGGTGTTCAGTTGGACTGGAATGCTCCGGACAAGCCAATTAAGGTGTTGGCCAACACTGACACACTCTCTATGGTGATCGTGAACTTAATGCTCAATGCCGTGGAAGCGGCCCTGAAACACTCCGTGAAATCGGCAGCTCAGCCCTTTGTCCGCCTAGACGTCGGACTGTCCACGGACAATCAGGCTGAAGTACTAGTCAGCGACTCGGGCGGAGGACCGGCAGAGACCGTGACCGAGAATCTTTTTCAGCCATTTGTCTCGACCAAGGCAGAAGGTGTAGGATTGGGTTTGGCCGTTGCCAGCCAGGTTGCCAACGCTCATGGCGGAGAGATTGACTGGTGTCGAAAAGATGGACAAACAGTGTTTCGATTGTGCCTACCAATAATTGAAGTGAGTTAA
- a CDS encoding UDP-N-acetylglucosamine--N-acetylmuramyl-(pentapeptide) pyrophosphoryl-undecaprenol N-acetylglucosamine transferase: MPITPHVMFAGGGAPGQLFPGIAVAAQVAQLLPQAKITFAGPGKSRERHAVRSAGHQYLTIPSKPLPQNPLQALRFVTDNFAGYCTAKWTLREQRVSLVVGLGGHTSTSVVRAAAEKGIPFILLEQNAVPSRTTRWLSHAASMVCAAFEEVRPHLHFQAPVKVTGNPARPAFDQLFQQLAALRSQNVDSPTVPFARLGQDGQKRMVILGGAGGARSLNESMPFALAQLKECLGGWQIVHQTGEGQLQETESRYRKVGIDALAVTYIDEIASVLFASDLAVCRSGGTTLAELALAGVPAVLVPYAHARDDQQLANAKVYVAAKTCRLVDEKSQAGSLDKAIARELTPLMTDETLRKTMAANMRTMARPHASAEIASAINDALFGTRGDLLAA; the protein is encoded by the coding sequence ATGCCCATCACTCCTCATGTCATGTTTGCAGGTGGAGGTGCTCCCGGGCAACTATTCCCAGGCATTGCCGTGGCGGCTCAAGTGGCACAGCTGCTGCCCCAGGCGAAGATTACTTTCGCCGGGCCAGGGAAAAGCCGAGAGAGGCATGCCGTGCGATCGGCTGGCCACCAATACTTGACGATTCCCTCCAAACCGTTGCCGCAGAACCCTCTGCAAGCACTAAGATTCGTAACCGATAATTTCGCAGGATACTGCACCGCCAAATGGACATTGCGTGAGCAACGCGTCTCGCTCGTCGTAGGCTTAGGCGGGCATACGAGTACATCGGTTGTGCGTGCCGCGGCAGAAAAAGGCATCCCCTTCATCTTGCTTGAGCAGAATGCCGTGCCGAGTCGCACCACGCGCTGGCTCTCACACGCCGCGTCGATGGTTTGTGCCGCTTTTGAAGAAGTGCGACCTCACCTGCACTTTCAAGCTCCCGTTAAGGTGACCGGCAACCCTGCTCGACCGGCTTTCGATCAACTGTTCCAACAGCTCGCCGCCTTGAGATCGCAGAATGTCGACTCACCGACGGTCCCCTTTGCTCGCCTTGGACAGGATGGGCAAAAGCGTATGGTGATCTTGGGTGGCGCCGGAGGAGCGCGCTCATTGAATGAGTCCATGCCATTTGCCCTTGCCCAGCTCAAAGAATGTCTCGGTGGCTGGCAAATCGTTCACCAGACAGGGGAAGGCCAACTCCAGGAAACGGAAAGTCGCTATCGAAAAGTCGGCATCGATGCCTTGGCCGTTACCTATATCGATGAAATCGCATCGGTACTGTTTGCAAGCGATCTGGCTGTCTGTCGCTCAGGAGGAACTACCTTGGCAGAATTGGCCTTGGCAGGTGTTCCGGCAGTATTGGTACCCTATGCCCATGCACGAGACGATCAGCAGCTTGCCAACGCCAAGGTGTATGTCGCTGCCAAGACGTGCCGACTCGTTGATGAAAAGTCTCAGGCAGGATCGCTCGACAAGGCAATCGCCCGAGAGCTAACTCCACTCATGACCGACGAAACCTTACGCAAGACCATGGCAGCAAACATGCGTACCATGGCACGACCCCATGCTTCTGCGGAAATCGCTTCTGCGATTAATGATGCCCTCTTCGGCACTCGCGGCGATTTGCTGGCGGCGTAG
- a CDS encoding DUF1559 domain-containing protein yields the protein MRKPRSNRNELGFTLVELLVVIAIIGVLVALLLPAIQAAREAARRSQCKNNLKQLGLGVLNYESSNKHLPPSTIVDLNVSSTGNNGSWGVHGRILDYLEQGNLRDLVDLETAWDFQQAISGVRIASFQCPSDSKSSEMRDPGGGKAFLFATNYGFNMGTWFVFDPATKTGGNGAFYPNSNLSMARFTDGTSNTLLCAEVKAWTPYTRNGGPATTEIPYTIAEASAAVASGPDEKDTGHTEWPDGRVHHTGITATMTPNTFVPYTNSKGEQVDADFNSWQEGKNGNAGSPTYAMITSRSFHPGQVQVALVDGSVRSISDEIELSVWRALATREGGELVGSDF from the coding sequence ATGCGAAAGCCTCGATCCAATCGAAATGAACTCGGATTTACGTTGGTAGAACTCTTGGTGGTGATTGCCATCATCGGCGTTCTGGTTGCGCTCCTATTGCCTGCCATCCAAGCGGCCCGGGAAGCGGCGCGACGAAGTCAGTGTAAGAATAATCTGAAGCAGTTGGGGCTTGGAGTGCTCAACTATGAAAGTTCAAACAAGCACCTACCGCCGAGTACTATCGTTGACTTGAATGTTTCGAGTACAGGAAACAATGGGTCCTGGGGAGTTCACGGGCGGATATTGGACTATCTTGAACAAGGCAATCTGCGCGACCTTGTGGACCTCGAAACGGCTTGGGATTTTCAACAAGCGATTAGTGGGGTGAGAATCGCTTCCTTCCAATGTCCAAGTGATTCGAAGAGTAGCGAAATGCGTGATCCCGGTGGTGGGAAGGCTTTTCTGTTTGCCACGAACTACGGATTTAATATGGGAACCTGGTTTGTTTTTGATCCAGCTACCAAGACCGGTGGAAATGGCGCGTTTTATCCCAACAGCAATCTCTCGATGGCTCGCTTCACAGATGGAACAAGTAATACCTTGCTTTGTGCTGAAGTGAAGGCGTGGACTCCTTATACTCGCAACGGGGGCCCTGCTACGACGGAGATTCCCTATACGATTGCTGAAGCATCGGCAGCGGTTGCTTCGGGACCGGATGAAAAAGATACTGGCCACACCGAATGGCCTGACGGACGAGTGCATCATACGGGCATCACGGCGACAATGACGCCCAACACATTCGTTCCCTACACGAACAGCAAAGGTGAACAGGTAGACGCCGACTTCAATTCGTGGCAAGAAGGGAAAAATGGTAACGCAGGTAGTCCAACTTATGCCATGATAACGTCGCGGAGCTTTCATCCCGGGCAGGTTCAAGTCGCATTGGTTGATGGTTCCGTTCGATCAATCTCGGATGAAATCGAGCTTTCCGTATGGAGGGCATTGGCCACCCGCGAAGGGGGTGAATTAGTCGGGAGCGACTTTTGA
- a CDS encoding PTS sugar transporter subunit IIA: MAEEDFDISSLAAYLHMLPAQIIRLAERGKIPARRVGGDWRFSAHEVHLWLEDRIGLSDDSELAQMETNLERTTKETNGEISIAELLPEDAIAIPLAARTRGSVISAMADLACNTGLLWDPAKMADAVAAREDMHPTALDIGVALLHPRRPQSSILGGSILALGITSQGIPFGGTSGLTDVFFLICATDDHEHLRILARLSRMITDADWLAELREATDSKNAHSLIATRDASLST, from the coding sequence GTGGCCGAAGAAGACTTTGATATATCATCGCTTGCAGCCTACCTACACATGCTGCCGGCGCAAATTATTCGACTTGCCGAACGTGGGAAGATTCCTGCACGTCGTGTAGGGGGCGATTGGCGTTTTTCAGCGCATGAAGTGCATCTCTGGCTGGAGGATCGCATTGGTCTCTCCGACGATTCGGAATTGGCCCAGATGGAAACGAATCTGGAACGAACTACGAAAGAGACCAATGGCGAGATTTCCATCGCTGAACTGCTGCCCGAGGATGCGATTGCCATTCCGCTGGCGGCACGCACACGTGGGAGCGTCATCTCCGCGATGGCCGACTTGGCTTGCAATACGGGACTGCTTTGGGATCCGGCTAAAATGGCCGACGCCGTCGCCGCGCGGGAAGACATGCATCCCACGGCACTCGACATTGGCGTGGCGCTACTGCATCCACGTCGTCCCCAATCGTCGATCCTGGGTGGTTCGATCTTGGCACTCGGCATTACGAGCCAGGGAATACCTTTTGGCGGGACAAGTGGTTTGACCGATGTGTTTTTCCTGATTTGTGCTACAGACGACCATGAGCACTTGCGGATTCTGGCCCGCCTGAGTCGCATGATCACCGATGCCGACTGGCTGGCCGAGTTACGTGAAGCTACCGATTCCAAGAACGCCCATAGCCTGATCGCCACAAGAGACGCTTCGCTTAGTACCTAA